One Vibrio penaeicida DNA segment encodes these proteins:
- the udk gene encoding uridine kinase produces the protein MSNNNQCVIVGIAGASASGKSLIASTIYNELRAKVGDDHIGVITEDCYYKDQSHLSMEEREKTNYDHPNALDHDLLCKHLEQLIQGNAVEVPEYSYPEHTRTATTTSLTPKKVIILEGILLLTDPRLRDLMHATVFMDTPLDICLLRRVKRDVEDRGRSMESVLKQYQDTVRPMFMQFIEPSKQYADIIVPRGGKNRIAIDVLKAHIAKLLKS, from the coding sequence ATGTCTAATAACAATCAATGCGTCATCGTGGGAATTGCTGGCGCTTCTGCCTCAGGAAAGAGCTTAATCGCGAGTACAATCTACAACGAACTTCGTGCGAAGGTCGGTGACGATCATATTGGTGTGATTACGGAAGATTGCTACTACAAAGATCAAAGTCATCTGAGCATGGAAGAGCGTGAAAAAACCAATTATGACCACCCAAATGCGCTTGATCACGATTTGCTTTGTAAGCACCTAGAGCAATTGATTCAAGGGAATGCGGTAGAAGTACCCGAGTACAGTTACCCAGAACATACACGCACAGCGACTACAACGTCGTTAACGCCTAAAAAAGTGATCATCTTGGAAGGTATTCTTCTTCTTACGGATCCACGTTTACGCGATTTAATGCACGCGACAGTCTTCATGGATACACCATTAGATATCTGTTTACTTCGCCGCGTAAAACGCGATGTAGAAGACCGTGGTCGCTCTATGGAATCTGTGCTTAAGCAATACCAAGACACGGTTCGTCCTATGTTCATGCAATTCATTGAGCCTTCTAAGCAATATGCCGACATCATTGTTCCTCGTGGCGGCAAGAACCGAATTGCGATTGACGTTTTGAAAGCACATATAGCCAAACTACTAAAAAGCTAA
- a CDS encoding PTS system mannose/fructose/sorbose family transporter subunit IID has protein sequence MTDQVSQNAQASAEDVANTDVLPKKVVRQILWRQLFLQASFNYERMQACGFLWAISPGLKHIHKQKERLGESMRAHMDFFNSHTYLVTFILGLVLAMEQSKQKVETIRAFKVAAMGPIAGVGDAMFNLTLKPISAAIAASLALDNVYLAPIFFLLLLNVTRLSIQIPLFNYGYKSGLKALDKIKDHTVAMARSATIVGIMVIGAMSAQFVKLKTTASIGYAETTFSIQTDLLDKIVPNILPVLFVLLTYRLLMKGLSPTKIIFLMILFGIGGHYIGVL, from the coding sequence ATGACTGACCAAGTTTCTCAAAACGCGCAAGCATCAGCTGAAGATGTAGCGAATACAGATGTATTGCCAAAGAAAGTGGTAAGGCAAATATTATGGCGCCAGTTGTTTCTTCAGGCATCATTCAATTATGAACGAATGCAGGCATGTGGGTTTCTTTGGGCTATTTCGCCTGGCTTAAAACATATCCACAAACAAAAAGAACGCTTGGGCGAATCTATGCGCGCGCATATGGATTTTTTCAATTCCCATACCTATCTCGTTACCTTCATTTTAGGTTTGGTGTTGGCAATGGAGCAAAGCAAGCAAAAAGTAGAAACCATACGCGCTTTTAAAGTAGCGGCCATGGGACCGATTGCTGGTGTAGGCGACGCCATGTTTAACCTGACGTTGAAACCCATTAGTGCGGCTATTGCGGCATCACTGGCGTTAGATAATGTGTACTTGGCTCCAATATTTTTCTTATTGCTGCTAAATGTGACGCGTCTGAGTATTCAAATTCCGCTGTTTAATTACGGGTACAAATCAGGCCTTAAAGCACTGGATAAGATTAAAGATCATACCGTTGCAATGGCACGCTCCGCAACCATCGTAGGTATCATGGTAATTGGCGCAATGTCTGCGCAATTCGTAAAACTAAAAACCACAGCGTCAATAGGGTATGCAGAGACAACATTCAGCATCCAAACCGATTTATTGGATAAGATCGTTCCAAATATCCTTCCTGTACTGTTTGTACTACTGACGTATCGACTACTCATGAAAGGGCTTTCGCCAACGAAGATTATTTTCTTAATGATTTTGTTCGGTATTGGTGGCCACTACATCGGAGTTTTATAA
- a CDS encoding DUF1287 domain-containing protein has protein sequence MPNKLKLCSLISLMIVSFGAHSASTTPSGLVDAAMERTEHFVIYDGSYVSIPYPNGDVAANKGVCTDVIIRSYRTLGIDLQKLVHEDMKANFDNYPSKRLWGLSRPDKNIDHRRVPNLQAFFKRNGQSLALSNEGNNYLPGDVVTWMLPGNLPHIGIVVEDKSDDGKRPLIVHNIGWGPKMDDMLFDYKITGHYRYFP, from the coding sequence ATGCCAAATAAGTTAAAGCTTTGTTCCTTAATCTCTCTTATGATCGTTAGCTTCGGAGCCCACTCAGCTTCAACAACCCCTAGCGGATTGGTTGATGCGGCAATGGAGCGCACTGAGCATTTTGTGATATACGATGGTAGCTATGTCAGTATCCCTTATCCAAACGGTGATGTGGCGGCAAATAAAGGCGTTTGTACTGATGTAATCATACGAAGCTATAGAACTTTGGGAATAGACCTTCAAAAGCTAGTGCATGAAGACATGAAAGCCAATTTTGATAACTACCCCTCGAAGCGATTATGGGGATTATCAAGACCAGATAAAAACATTGATCATCGTCGGGTACCTAACCTTCAAGCGTTCTTTAAGCGTAACGGGCAAAGCTTAGCGTTATCTAATGAAGGCAACAACTATCTTCCAGGTGATGTGGTTACTTGGATGCTTCCTGGAAACCTACCCCATATAGGCATCGTTGTTGAAGATAAATCAGATGACGGAAAAAGACCTCTGATTGTTCACAATATTGGTTGGGGACCGAAAATGGATGACATGTTATTTGATTATAAAATAACAGGGCACTATCGCTATTTTCCTTGA
- the cobO gene encoding cob(I)yrinic acid a,c-diamide adenosyltransferase — translation MSAEDRKEERHKARQQRVKEKVDERIAAAQDVKGILLVITGNGKGKSTSGFGTICRAVGHGLTCSVAQFIKGTWDNGERNLLEKLGVDFQVMGTGFTWETQSRDKDIKAAQKIWQECKRMLQDDSIDVVLFDEITYMVTYGYIELEEVLEALKNRPFMQSVVITGRGAHRELIELADTVSEVRNVKHAFENGVKALKGVDW, via the coding sequence ATGTCGGCAGAAGACAGAAAAGAAGAAAGACATAAAGCACGTCAGCAACGAGTTAAAGAAAAAGTTGATGAGCGCATTGCTGCTGCACAAGATGTTAAAGGCATTTTGCTTGTCATCACAGGAAATGGTAAGGGGAAATCAACCTCTGGATTTGGCACCATCTGTCGAGCAGTTGGGCACGGTCTGACTTGTTCTGTAGCCCAATTTATTAAAGGTACTTGGGATAATGGCGAGCGCAATTTGTTAGAAAAGCTTGGCGTAGACTTTCAGGTCATGGGTACTGGCTTTACATGGGAAACACAGAGCCGCGACAAAGACATTAAAGCGGCTCAGAAAATATGGCAAGAATGCAAGCGAATGCTCCAAGATGATTCCATCGATGTGGTGCTATTCGATGAAATTACTTACATGGTGACCTACGGTTACATCGAATTAGAAGAAGTCTTGGAAGCATTGAAAAATCGTCCTTTCATGCAATCGGTAGTTATCACTGGTCGCGGTGCTCACAGAGAACTCATTGAGCTTGCCGATACTGTTTCTGAAGTCCGCAATGTTAAGCATGCGTTTGAAAACGGTGTTAAAGCATTGAAAGGGGTTGATTGGTAA
- the agaF gene encoding PTS galactosamine/N-acetylgalactosamine transporter subunit IIA: MIAVILVGHGCFGSGLGQAVNQIIGFQENFSFIDFVEGISVPELEALMLSDLERLDTSKGVVFLTDLLGGSPFRVASQIALERDNVEVISGTNLQLCVEMLLERDEMKLTEFAQTALTCGHNGLTRLADELEKQTHVTDVDEGI; the protein is encoded by the coding sequence ATGATAGCGGTAATTCTTGTGGGTCATGGCTGTTTTGGCTCCGGTTTGGGGCAAGCGGTAAATCAAATCATTGGGTTTCAGGAAAACTTCTCTTTCATCGATTTTGTGGAAGGCATTTCCGTGCCAGAACTTGAGGCATTGATGTTGAGTGACTTAGAGCGATTGGATACAAGCAAGGGGGTTGTATTTTTGACTGATTTACTTGGAGGGAGCCCCTTCCGAGTTGCGTCACAGATTGCACTTGAAAGAGATAATGTTGAAGTTATCTCAGGGACTAACCTTCAACTGTGTGTAGAGATGTTGCTTGAACGAGACGAGATGAAACTAACGGAGTTTGCTCAAACCGCATTGACCTGTGGTCACAATGGTCTGACTCGATTGGCTGATGAGCTAGAGAAACAGACGCATGTGACAGACGTAGATGAAGGCATCTAG
- a CDS encoding low molecular weight protein-tyrosine-phosphatase: MSKVLVVCLGNICRSPTGEAVLKAKSSQKGLDLIVDSAGTEAYHSGEKPDQRSMQAGERRGYSFKGMTSRKIRLDDFEHFDLILAADRSNLSDLQQQCPLEYQHKLKLFLSFGDNQYDEIPDPYYGGENGFEVVIDLIEDASDNLIQRLLE; encoded by the coding sequence ATTTCAAAAGTACTCGTTGTTTGTTTGGGGAACATTTGCCGTTCTCCAACCGGAGAAGCTGTTTTAAAGGCGAAATCGAGCCAAAAAGGGCTGGATTTGATCGTAGATTCTGCGGGAACGGAAGCCTATCACAGTGGTGAAAAACCAGACCAACGCTCTATGCAAGCGGGGGAGAGAAGGGGATATTCCTTTAAAGGGATGACCTCAAGAAAAATTCGGTTAGATGACTTCGAGCACTTTGACTTGATCCTAGCTGCTGACCGCTCAAACCTTTCCGATCTTCAACAGCAGTGTCCGTTAGAATATCAGCATAAATTGAAGCTGTTTTTAAGCTTTGGGGACAATCAATACGATGAAATACCAGACCCATATTATGGTGGTGAGAATGGTTTTGAAGTGGTTATTGATTTAATCGAAGACGCCAGCGACAACCTTATCCAACGGCTTTTAGAGTAG
- a CDS encoding nucleoside hydrolase, whose protein sequence is MVKKIILDTDPGIDDSMALLFAEAHSDINLIGITTVFGNATIENSTRNAQFLKNTFQFTCDIAKGAEGPLEREPVGPSSHVHGESGFGDVDVSGVDIGGIINKPAYRYIIDTLKENPSEITLVAVGPLTNLALALEEDESITSLVKEVVIMGGAFGLNNHRGNVTPYAEANIHDDPHAAQRVFSASWPISIIGLDVTESSVFDDDYFRSLKEDAGQVGEFIWDVSRFYLKFYASVVGFNGCHVHDPSAVACVVQPDLFEFEMGSIEVTTDGEKQGMTTLIKGESSDGRAVQKVASKVNTNALLAMYREQVVKFGQKF, encoded by the coding sequence ATGGTAAAAAAAATCATTCTAGATACCGATCCTGGTATCGATGATTCCATGGCTTTGCTATTTGCAGAGGCACACTCTGACATTAATTTGATTGGTATTACGACTGTATTTGGCAATGCTACTATCGAGAACAGTACTCGTAATGCCCAGTTCTTAAAGAACACATTTCAATTTACTTGTGACATTGCAAAAGGAGCAGAGGGACCGTTAGAAAGGGAACCTGTTGGTCCGTCTTCCCATGTACACGGTGAAAGTGGCTTTGGTGATGTCGATGTGTCTGGAGTAGATATCGGAGGAATCATTAACAAGCCCGCTTATCGTTACATTATCGATACGCTTAAAGAAAACCCCAGTGAAATAACGCTTGTTGCGGTTGGACCGTTAACAAACCTTGCACTTGCTCTAGAAGAGGACGAAAGTATCACGTCCTTAGTTAAAGAGGTGGTGATTATGGGCGGTGCATTTGGGTTAAACAACCATCGAGGCAATGTTACTCCTTACGCTGAAGCCAATATTCATGATGATCCTCATGCCGCTCAAAGAGTGTTTTCTGCATCATGGCCTATTTCAATTATCGGGCTAGATGTTACAGAGTCCAGTGTATTTGATGACGATTATTTTAGGTCATTAAAAGAAGATGCTGGGCAAGTGGGGGAGTTTATATGGGATGTAAGCCGATTCTATCTGAAGTTTTATGCGTCGGTTGTCGGTTTTAATGGCTGCCATGTGCATGATCCTTCAGCGGTCGCCTGTGTTGTTCAGCCAGATTTATTTGAGTTTGAAATGGGCTCGATAGAGGTAACAACAGATGGAGAAAAGCAGGGGATGACAACCCTTATAAAAGGGGAATCAAGCGATGGTCGAGCAGTGCAGAAGGTAGCGTCTAAAGTGAATACGAACGCCCTGTTAGCAATGTATCGAGAGCAGGTTGTGAAATTCGGACAGAAATTTTGA
- a CDS encoding MurR/RpiR family transcriptional regulator → MSDLIPRLEMLSVHGSDAEKKISGFLLNDKKNNISTLSAVALGNQCDVSNASVIRFAQNLGYKGYSEFKLEYLAAQKHSVGEILYNDVRLDDSPSDIIQKAGYLFSKNVENSIKVVEPETLERLANVMVQAERIALFGVGSSGVVASDAYQKLIRINKNVLFNSDTHVQRAYASMLTDKDLALAFTTRGQTKEVVQSLEIAQAGGCQIAAITRYGKTPTSKLSDLALSFAYEERHHELGMITPQLSQMMIFDILYFRITALMGDTAASSLKRIRNNFPNIVSK, encoded by the coding sequence ATGTCAGATCTTATTCCAAGGTTAGAAATGCTTTCCGTACACGGCAGTGATGCAGAAAAGAAAATTTCTGGATTTCTGTTAAACGACAAAAAAAATAATATATCCACTCTAAGTGCTGTAGCGCTGGGTAATCAATGTGATGTGAGTAATGCTTCAGTTATTCGATTTGCGCAGAATTTAGGCTACAAAGGATATTCAGAGTTCAAGCTAGAGTACTTAGCCGCACAAAAACACAGTGTCGGTGAGATTTTATACAATGATGTACGTTTAGATGATTCTCCCTCAGACATTATCCAGAAAGCAGGATACCTTTTTAGTAAAAATGTCGAGAATTCAATCAAGGTTGTAGAGCCGGAAACGCTTGAACGCTTAGCGAACGTTATGGTGCAAGCTGAAAGAATAGCATTGTTTGGCGTTGGTTCTTCTGGTGTTGTGGCGTCTGATGCCTACCAAAAGCTTATCCGAATCAACAAAAATGTTCTGTTTAATTCCGATACGCATGTGCAGCGCGCCTACGCAAGTATGTTGACGGATAAAGATTTGGCGTTGGCTTTTACGACGCGGGGTCAAACGAAAGAAGTGGTTCAGTCACTGGAGATCGCCCAAGCGGGAGGATGTCAGATTGCTGCAATAACAAGGTATGGAAAAACACCTACTTCCAAATTGTCAGATCTGGCACTGTCCTTCGCCTATGAAGAGCGTCATCATGAGTTGGGGATGATAACGCCTCAACTTTCTCAAATGATGATATTCGATATATTATACTTCCGTATTACGGCTTTAATGGGCGATACAGCGGCATCTTCACTAAAGCGAATTCGTAACAATTTCCCTAATATTGTCTCAAAATGA
- a CDS encoding AsmA family protein, with protein sequence MKKLLLFIAVPITLIVVALLALIIFVNPNQFKPMIVEQVQKNTGMTLVIEGDIGWQLFPSLGFSVGQTELRNPEGFSSPNLLKVDQVGLAIEVTPLLSNQLVIGNVILDGAEVALETLKDGRSNLDALTQSGQGDSAKVENQPETAPTSQSPETSTEPSALEQWQVSVAGITISNAKVTVSDKQVGSLLTLSDANASLSEFEFGQWSKLTFDVTGAQNQQSFSAEGQVEFQLSQDLKQYELRNVDLDAGVEDKSLGLNAKATLSLPAFALGEWNSIEFDVSGQNQQQNFAAKGGTEFFLSEDFQDYQLRKLGVNASFSDPTNKVEQFRLDLATFAFDKSNDLSYKLAGDLAGLKVDSEGALSVVIDKAISKIKVQKIKLSNNLEGDALPQSPMKVDLDAGVTFDVKKSHLALALTKLTANDIQLDGDASVTLSAIPQVNFNLHSPNIDLDAFLGLNTQPKESGTGGSPEGNDTSAGKEAPKAPEVEPDLSALKLVNAKGKLVIDKFKANNAKLQKVTTQFTLKNGVLDLSRFSANLYEGSISTKARLDARKSAPSYSINGGVKGVKVQPLMIDVIDNNLLEGTGNIDLALNGQSLKPTALQENLKGTVKINFADGAVYGVNLPHLIRTNYAKFKGQDVSAVENVEKTDFSAMTATLKLNKGVVSTDNLNMQSPLLRITGKGNANYIKQNVDMLIRTSIVGSLKGQGGETIDDLKDVTIPVQITGAWADPKFKLVFDDVLKQKAKKEAERGIKKLLGDKVKPDQSKDIADKLLKGLFN encoded by the coding sequence ATGAAGAAGCTACTTCTTTTCATTGCAGTACCAATCACTTTGATTGTTGTTGCTCTACTTGCCCTCATTATTTTTGTTAACCCCAACCAATTTAAACCCATGATTGTCGAACAGGTTCAGAAGAATACTGGAATGACACTAGTGATTGAAGGGGATATTGGTTGGCAACTTTTTCCTAGCTTGGGGTTTAGTGTTGGTCAAACAGAATTAAGAAATCCAGAAGGCTTTTCATCACCCAATTTGTTAAAAGTCGACCAAGTGGGCTTAGCCATTGAAGTGACACCGCTACTAAGCAATCAACTTGTTATTGGTAATGTGATTCTTGATGGTGCGGAAGTGGCGCTAGAAACACTAAAAGATGGGCGTTCTAATCTGGATGCTCTTACTCAATCTGGTCAAGGTGACTCTGCCAAAGTTGAAAACCAGCCAGAAACAGCTCCAACTTCCCAAAGCCCAGAGACGAGTACTGAACCTTCAGCACTTGAGCAATGGCAAGTATCTGTTGCTGGCATTACCATTTCCAATGCAAAAGTGACGGTATCAGATAAGCAAGTAGGAAGCCTGTTAACACTGAGTGATGCTAATGCTTCGCTGTCAGAGTTTGAATTTGGCCAGTGGAGTAAGCTGACATTTGATGTAACAGGAGCACAGAATCAACAGAGTTTCTCTGCTGAAGGGCAAGTGGAATTCCAACTCTCTCAAGATCTTAAACAGTATGAATTGCGAAACGTCGATCTGGATGCAGGAGTGGAAGATAAATCTTTAGGGCTAAACGCTAAGGCAACACTTTCTCTGCCCGCTTTTGCTCTTGGAGAGTGGAATAGCATTGAATTTGATGTGAGTGGACAAAACCAACAACAGAATTTCGCCGCTAAAGGTGGAACCGAATTCTTCCTTTCAGAAGACTTTCAAGACTACCAACTGCGTAAGTTAGGTGTTAATGCTTCGTTCAGTGACCCAACAAACAAGGTCGAACAATTTCGCTTGGATTTAGCGACGTTTGCTTTTGATAAATCTAACGATCTTTCTTACAAACTTGCTGGTGATTTAGCAGGATTGAAAGTGGATTCAGAGGGCGCATTGAGCGTAGTTATCGACAAAGCCATTTCTAAGATTAAAGTGCAGAAAATTAAGTTATCAAACAACCTAGAAGGAGATGCACTTCCTCAATCACCAATGAAAGTAGACTTAGATGCAGGTGTGACATTTGACGTTAAGAAAAGTCATTTAGCATTGGCGTTAACCAAACTGACAGCAAATGACATTCAACTTGACGGTGACGCCAGTGTAACTTTGTCTGCGATCCCTCAAGTCAATTTCAATTTGCATAGCCCGAATATCGACTTAGACGCATTCCTTGGCTTGAATACACAACCGAAAGAGTCCGGTACTGGTGGATCCCCAGAGGGTAATGATACATCTGCGGGTAAAGAAGCGCCTAAAGCGCCAGAAGTTGAACCTGATTTGAGTGCTTTGAAACTAGTTAATGCGAAAGGAAAGCTGGTTATTGATAAGTTCAAAGCGAACAATGCGAAATTGCAAAAGGTCACGACTCAGTTCACGTTGAAAAATGGTGTTCTCGATCTTTCGCGTTTTAGTGCCAACTTATACGAAGGAAGTATTTCGACCAAAGCAAGGTTGGATGCAAGAAAGTCCGCGCCTTCTTATAGTATTAATGGTGGAGTGAAAGGGGTAAAAGTACAGCCCCTGATGATCGATGTTATCGATAACAACTTGTTAGAAGGTACGGGCAATATTGATCTGGCGTTAAATGGTCAAAGCTTGAAGCCTACAGCGCTACAAGAAAACCTAAAAGGTACGGTAAAAATCAACTTTGCGGACGGTGCTGTGTATGGTGTCAACTTACCTCACCTTATTCGTACGAATTATGCGAAGTTTAAAGGGCAGGACGTATCCGCGGTAGAAAACGTAGAGAAAACCGATTTCTCTGCAATGACTGCCACGTTGAAGCTGAATAAAGGCGTTGTATCTACAGACAATCTCAACATGCAATCCCCACTGCTGCGTATTACGGGTAAAGGAAACGCCAACTATATCAAGCAAAATGTAGACATGCTGATTCGTACTTCGATTGTTGGGTCTTTGAAAGGGCAAGGCGGGGAAACTATCGATGACTTGAAAGATGTTACGATCCCTGTGCAGATCACAGGAGCGTGGGCAGATCCCAAATTCAAATTGGTTTTCGATGATGTCCTGAAGCAAAAAGCGAAGAAAGAAGCGGAGCGCGGAATCAAAAAATTGTTAGGGGATAAAGTTAAACCTGATCAATCTAAAGATATCGCAGATAAGCTGCTTAAAGGCTTATTCAATTAA
- the agaV gene encoding PTS N-acetylgalactosamine transporter subunit IIB — MGINLTRVDNRLLHGQVAVAWSHHAKANLIVIANDDVAEDAVQQNLMTMSAGNMGVRFFSIQKTIDVIHKASPEQHIILVVRTPQDVVRLVEGGLPLDDINIGNMHYSEGKKQIHVTVSVDNDDMTAFKRLKELGVHFAVQRMPHEEKLDIFELYEAYKG, encoded by the coding sequence ATGGGTATCAACTTAACGCGAGTCGACAATCGATTGCTGCACGGTCAGGTCGCCGTAGCCTGGAGCCACCATGCCAAAGCTAACCTAATCGTCATTGCAAACGATGACGTGGCCGAAGACGCTGTCCAACAAAACCTGATGACGATGTCTGCGGGAAACATGGGGGTACGCTTTTTTTCAATACAAAAAACAATCGATGTAATCCATAAAGCTTCCCCGGAACAGCACATCATTCTGGTTGTGAGGACACCTCAGGATGTGGTTCGTCTAGTCGAGGGAGGTTTGCCTCTCGACGATATCAACATCGGCAATATGCATTATTCAGAAGGTAAAAAACAAATTCATGTCACCGTTTCTGTGGATAACGATGATATGACGGCTTTCAAACGGCTGAAAGAGCTAGGTGTACATTTTGCCGTCCAACGAATGCCCCATGAGGAAAAGTTGGACATATTTGAACTTTACGAAGCATATAAGGGATAA
- the agaW gene encoding PTS N-acetylgalactosamine transporter subunit IIC, whose amino-acid sequence MFEIILIGLWAAFAGVDFYSGQFYFGRPIVTGPVVGLILGDYQTGLAVGAALELAWLGLVPIAGAQPPNVTIGAIVGTAFAVKGSFAPEVVVGIALPFAILMQQLIVLQFTVFSGLMHKADGLASQGDDKGIARINHLGMLSLGTLYFVTAVLPVYFGEEVANAIISYVPEGIIAGLKIAGGLMPALGFAMLLKIMFKKAFIPYFVAGFAAMTYLNLPVLAIAIFATCIAVIDYMTRQRIEESKPAVVHDQNQGGGI is encoded by the coding sequence ATGTTTGAAATCATATTAATAGGATTATGGGCGGCCTTTGCTGGCGTCGATTTCTATAGTGGACAATTCTATTTTGGTCGCCCAATTGTCACGGGACCAGTGGTCGGTCTAATTTTAGGAGATTACCAGACTGGGCTTGCTGTAGGTGCTGCGTTAGAGCTCGCATGGTTAGGGCTCGTGCCTATCGCTGGTGCCCAGCCACCTAACGTGACAATTGGTGCGATAGTTGGAACTGCTTTTGCGGTAAAAGGAAGCTTTGCACCAGAGGTTGTCGTAGGGATCGCACTGCCTTTCGCCATCTTAATGCAGCAATTGATCGTACTTCAATTTACGGTGTTTTCAGGTTTGATGCACAAAGCGGATGGTTTGGCCTCACAAGGTGATGATAAAGGGATAGCCCGTATAAACCATTTGGGAATGCTTTCTTTGGGTACCCTTTATTTCGTAACCGCTGTGCTTCCAGTTTATTTTGGTGAAGAAGTGGCTAACGCCATCATCTCTTATGTTCCAGAAGGGATCATCGCTGGTCTTAAAATTGCCGGCGGTCTGATGCCTGCTCTCGGGTTCGCAATGCTGCTGAAGATTATGTTTAAGAAAGCGTTTATTCCATACTTTGTCGCTGGCTTTGCTGCAATGACCTACCTAAACCTTCCTGTGTTAGCTATTGCTATCTTTGCAACTTGTATTGCCGTTATTGATTACATGACGCGCCAGAGAATAGAAGAGAGTAAACCAGCTGTTGTACACGACCAAAATCAAGGCGGAGGTATTTAA
- a CDS encoding sulfite exporter TauE/SafE family protein: MELVQFLLEDATFYTAILKLIIGLILGVAMGLTGVGGGILIIPLLQFVFGMEPILSVGTASLIASLVKVNASIFHIKADNVDWCSVRGILLGAIPAGVGSAYAVIHLNRHAEYNLLISNSVQILIVAVMFFALYLLVNKYLSIQKRNIPQCSEKNRSLQRVVLSGGLCGLVIGTTGVGGGILLLPVLNSHLGISIKKSVGSSIVIALVLSSSTSFIYAQGGESDIPTALMLVLGSFVGVPIATSLLKQFSEATVYLVTLSVICVSILIMMLTNMF, translated from the coding sequence ATGGAACTTGTTCAATTTTTACTTGAGGACGCCACGTTTTACACGGCTATTCTTAAGCTTATTATCGGTTTGATACTTGGGGTAGCTATGGGGCTAACAGGCGTTGGTGGCGGTATTCTTATCATTCCTCTCCTTCAGTTTGTCTTTGGTATGGAACCAATCTTATCAGTAGGAACGGCTAGCTTGATCGCGTCGCTAGTTAAGGTCAATGCCAGTATCTTTCACATTAAGGCGGATAACGTTGACTGGTGTAGTGTAAGGGGTATTTTGCTTGGTGCGATCCCCGCAGGTGTAGGCAGTGCATATGCTGTAATACACCTAAATCGTCACGCAGAGTACAACCTGTTGATTTCCAATAGTGTCCAAATTTTGATCGTTGCTGTCATGTTTTTTGCACTCTATCTGTTGGTGAATAAATATTTATCGATTCAGAAACGGAACATCCCTCAATGTTCGGAGAAAAATAGATCTCTCCAGCGAGTTGTTTTATCTGGGGGGCTTTGTGGTTTAGTGATAGGAACGACAGGCGTTGGAGGAGGTATTTTGTTACTGCCTGTTCTGAACAGCCACCTCGGCATCAGTATTAAAAAGTCGGTTGGGTCATCAATTGTTATTGCTTTAGTTTTGTCCTCTAGCACTTCGTTTATTTATGCTCAAGGTGGAGAAAGTGATATTCCGACGGCATTAATGCTCGTTCTAGGTTCCTTTGTTGGTGTTCCGATCGCAACGAGTTTGCTTAAACAGTTCTCGGAAGCTACTGTGTATTTGGTCACACTAAGCGTGATATGTGTGAGCATATTGATTATGATGTTAACCAACATGTTTTAG